The Anopheles coluzzii chromosome 2, AcolN3, whole genome shotgun sequence genome window below encodes:
- the LOC120952640 gene encoding fork head domain-containing protein FD4-like encodes MPRPSRDSYGDQKPPYSYISLTAMAIWSSPEKMLSLNDIYQFITDRFPYYRTNTQRWQNSLRHNLSFNDCFIKVPRRPDRPGKGAYWTLHPKAFDMFQNGSLLRRRKRFKLHQTDKECLNEEFIALANMNRFFMAQSTGAPTYHHHEHPAAGYYPPLVEPLGGGGSSSISPGGMVYAPISPPLSPPDDLAGTPHTGTESPVTVPTLPAVPTATATTTTTVPPKPKRSFTIESLIEPDSSSSSDSEESTDRAQPPYQLQQQHQLEHLRHLSQQQLVSNLTAFNEYAAAVQHHQQQQQHQAAVAAAAAAAAALGTTYGGSVPLHPLLLPLGKMQSPATYFLHSGPAPYHHHHHHPHHHHHHHLAHLYPGHLSAGSAAAVAAATTNGHPAHHRHPHELGPPSLAIA; translated from the coding sequence ATGCCTCGGCCGTCGCGCGATTCGTACGGCGACCAGAAGCCACCGTACTCGTACATCTCGCTGACCGCCATGGCCATCTGGTCGTCGCCGGAAAAGATGCTCTCGCTCAACGACATCTACCAGTTCATCACCGACCGCTTCCCGTACTATCGCACCAACACGCAGCGCTGGCAGAACTCGCTCCGGCACAACCTGAGCTTCAACGATTGCTTCATCAAGGTGCCCCGGCGGCCCGACCGCCCCGGCAAGGGTGCGTACTGGACGCTGCACCCGAAAGCGTTCGACATGTTCCAGAACGGCAGTCTGCTCCGTCGGCGAAAGCGCTTCAAGCTGCACCAGACCGACAAGGAGTGTCTGAACGAGGAGTTTATCGCGCTCGCCAACATGAACCGCTTCTTCATGGCGCAGAGTACAGGGGCTCCGACCTACCACCATCACGAGCATCCGGCCGCCGGTTACTACCCACCGCTGGTGGAACCgctcggcggcggcggcagcagcagcatctcgcCGGGTGGCATGGTTTATGCACCGATCTCACCGCCCCTATCGCCGCCGGACGATCTGGCCGGCACACCGCATACCGGTACGGAATCGCCCGTGACCGTACCGACCCTGCCAGCGGTCCCAACCGCCACGGCCACGACCACAACCACCGTCCCACCCAAACCAAAGCGATCCTTCACGATCGAAAGCCTCATCGAACCGGACAGCAGCTCGTCCTCGGACTCGGAAGAAAGCACGGACCGGGCCCAGCCACCGtaccagctgcagcagcagcaccagctagAGCACCTACGCCATCTAagtcagcagcagctcgtgAGCAATCTGACCGCGTTCAACGAGTACGCGGCCGCTGtccagcatcatcagcagcagcaacagcaccaggcTGCGgtggctgcagcagcagcagccgccgccgcactGGGCACCACGTACGGCGGAAGTGTTCCGCTGCATCCGCTACTGTTACCGCTCGGCAAAATGCAATCGCCCGCCACCTACTTCCTGCACTCCGGTCCCGCTccctaccaccaccatcatcatcatccgcaccatcaccatcatcatcatctggcTCATCTGTATCCGGGGCATCTGTCGGCGGGCTCGGCTGCAGCGGTGGCAGCAGCGACCACCAACGGTCACCCTGCCCATCATCGCCATCCGCACGAGCTGGGACCACCGTCGCTAGCGATCGCTTAA